The segment CACGCCCCGTTTCGAGGACTTGTTGGGTGACGGCCATCAGTTTGGCGTCAACCTCACCTATGCGGTTCAGCCTTCTCCGGACGGTCTTGCCCAGGCTTTTATTATCGGAGCAGATTTCATTGGGAACGAGCCTGTGGCGATGGTCTTGGGCGATAACGTCTTTGCCGGACACGGCCTGAAGAAAAGATTGAGAGCGGCTGTTGCCAATGCAGAATCCGGTAAGGGTGCAACGGTGTTTGGGTACTATGTGGACGATCCCGAACGATTCGGCATCGTAGAGTTTGATAAGAACGGCAAGGCCGTCAGTATCGAGGAAAAGCCGGAACATCCAAAGAGCAATTACTGCGTGATTGGCCTTTACTTCTATGACAATCAGGTCGTGGACTATGCCAAGAGCCTGAAACCTTCCGCACGCGGTGAACTGGAAATTACCGACCTCAACTGGATATACCTAGAAGCTGGAAAACTGAATGTAGAACTGTTGGGCCAGGGCTTTACTTGGCTGGATACCGGCACCCATGAGAGCCTGGTAGACGCAACCAATTTTGTCAAGACGATGGAGCAGCACCAGCATCGTAAGATCGCCTGCCTGGAAGAAATTGCGTATCTGAACGGCTGGATTACCAAAGAGGAGGTTCTGGCCGTCTATGAGGTATTGAAGAAAAATCAGTATGGCCAGTATTTGAAAGATGTCTTGGACGGCAAATACCTGGATGTGCTGCACTGAAATAGATAGAGGAGAAAAGAGAGTATGAAGAAGTATTTGATCACTGGCTGTGCCGGTTTTATTGGTTCCAACTTTGTTTATTATATGCTGAAAAAATATCAGGACATTCTGCTGGTCAATCTGGACAAGCTGACCTATGCCGGAAGCCTTGAAAATCTGAAAGGCGTTGAGGGAGACCCACGCCATGTCTTTGTGCAGGGCGATATTTGCGATAAAGACCTGGTCGCCAGTCTGTTTGAAAAATATGACTTTGATTATGTAATCAACTTTGCTGCGGAGAGCCATGTAGATCGCAGCATTGCCAACCCGGAAATCTTTGTCCAGACCAATGTGATGGGGACGATCAATCTTCTTCAGCGGGCGAAGGAAGCCTGGTATAACCCGGAGACAAAAGCCTGGAAAGAAGGCAAGAAGTACCTTCAGGTTTCTACCGATGAGGTTTACGGCGCGCTGGGTACAGAAGGCTATTTTACTGAGACCACTCCGCTGTCTCCCCACAGCCCCTATTCTTCCTCCAAAGCCAGCGCGGACCACTTTGTGCAGGCGTTCCATGACACCTATGGTATGCCGGTGAATATCACCCGTTGCTCCAACAACTACGGTCCTTACCAGTTCCCGGAGAAGCTGATTCCCCTGATGATTAACAATGTCAAGCATCACAAGCAGCTCTCTGTGTACGGTGACGGTATGCAGATCCGTGACTGGCTGTATGTGGAGGATCACTGCAAGGCCATCGACATGGTGGCAAACGATGGCAAGATCGGCGAGGTCTATAACGTGGGCGGACAC is part of the Clostridium sp. M62/1 genome and harbors:
- the rfbA gene encoding glucose-1-phosphate thymidylyltransferase RfbA produces the protein MKGIILAGGSGTRLYPLTKVISKQLLPVYDKPMIYYPMSVLMNAGIREILIISTPQDTPRFEDLLGDGHQFGVNLTYAVQPSPDGLAQAFIIGADFIGNEPVAMVLGDNVFAGHGLKKRLRAAVANAESGKGATVFGYYVDDPERFGIVEFDKNGKAVSIEEKPEHPKSNYCVIGLYFYDNQVVDYAKSLKPSARGELEITDLNWIYLEAGKLNVELLGQGFTWLDTGTHESLVDATNFVKTMEQHQHRKIACLEEIAYLNGWITKEEVLAVYEVLKKNQYGQYLKDVLDGKYLDVLH
- the rfbB gene encoding dTDP-glucose 4,6-dehydratase, producing the protein MKKYLITGCAGFIGSNFVYYMLKKYQDILLVNLDKLTYAGSLENLKGVEGDPRHVFVQGDICDKDLVASLFEKYDFDYVINFAAESHVDRSIANPEIFVQTNVMGTINLLQRAKEAWYNPETKAWKEGKKYLQVSTDEVYGALGTEGYFTETTPLSPHSPYSSSKASADHFVQAFHDTYGMPVNITRCSNNYGPYQFPEKLIPLMINNVKHHKQLSVYGDGMQIRDWLYVEDHCKAIDMVANDGKIGEVYNVGGHNERPNIFIVKTIIQQLHDRLKDEGISEDLIKHVEDRLGHDRRYGIDPTKIKNDLGWYPETPFEKGIVLTIDWYLEHEDWMNNVTSGNYQKYYEAMYKAKVEI